In one Oscillospiraceae bacterium genomic region, the following are encoded:
- the coaE gene encoding dephospho-CoA kinase yields the protein MKRIGITGPTGAGKTTALNVLAEMDTHIIDADAVYHCLLEGSAPMREALAGRFGADILDETGKIDRKRLGGVVFGDPAALADLNGITHRFVLAEIDRQAAEAARQGRAAVAVDAIALVESGAAASCDAVVGILAPAGVRVRRIMAREGIPEAYARKRVEAQQGDAFYRAHCDFILENGPEDTPEGFAARARALFAEILR from the coding sequence ATGAAACGAATCGGCATCACGGGCCCCACGGGGGCGGGCAAGACCACGGCCCTCAACGTGCTGGCGGAGATGGATACCCACATCATCGACGCGGACGCGGTCTACCACTGCCTGCTGGAGGGCAGCGCCCCCATGCGCGAGGCACTGGCCGGCCGTTTCGGCGCGGATATTCTGGACGAAACGGGCAAAATAGACCGGAAGCGGCTGGGCGGCGTGGTATTCGGCGACCCCGCCGCCCTGGCGGATCTGAATGGGATTACCCACCGCTTCGTGCTGGCGGAGATCGACCGGCAGGCGGCGGAGGCGGCCCGGCAGGGCCGCGCCGCCGTGGCGGTGGACGCCATCGCCCTGGTGGAGAGCGGCGCCGCCGCCTCCTGCGACGCGGTGGTGGGCATCCTGGCCCCCGCCGGGGTGCGCGTCCGGCGCATCATGGCCCGGGAGGGCATCCCCGAGGCCTACGCCCGCAAGCGGGTGGAGGCCCAGCAGGGGGACGCGTTTTACCGCGCCCACTGCGATTTTATCCTGGAAAACGGCCCGGAGGACACACCGGAGGGCTTTGCGGCCCGCGCCCGCGCCCTTTTTGCAGAAATTCTGAGGTAG
- the msmR gene encoding putative HTH-type transcriptional regulator MsmR, translated as MATLKELAERTGYSPATISRILSGDPELSVSGETRRRVLEAAGAANYAATKSRRGRAPKRLLRVGVAEMLTPAEQLDDPYYLYLRNFVEQACLDGKLSALPLRRAGEGFQAPEEGELDGVVAVGIFTPAQIGALRALSGNVVFLDSSPDEANCDSVVLNYRLGIAQALDYLTGLGHTRIGFLGPEYKLDDWKRPAPEERRRHFISLLEGRGLLDRSLLVDAPMDARAAGAALGAFLASGRPRPTALLCANEECAIGAVRALGEAGLSVPGEISLVSFNDTPLSELVDPPLTSVSVPAAEMARTAVRLLCERANRGERSPVRTLPQKVVVPPALVVRGSACEKREIAP; from the coding sequence ATGGCGACCCTGAAGGAGCTGGCCGAACGCACGGGCTATTCCCCCGCCACCATCTCCCGCATCCTGTCGGGGGATCCGGAGCTCTCGGTGTCCGGGGAGACCCGGCGGCGGGTGCTGGAGGCGGCGGGCGCGGCCAACTACGCCGCCACCAAGAGCCGCCGGGGCAGGGCCCCCAAGCGGCTGCTGCGGGTGGGGGTGGCGGAGATGCTCACCCCGGCGGAGCAGCTGGACGACCCCTACTACCTGTACCTGCGCAATTTCGTGGAGCAGGCCTGCCTGGACGGCAAGCTCTCCGCCCTGCCCCTGCGCCGGGCGGGGGAGGGCTTTCAGGCCCCGGAGGAGGGGGAGCTGGACGGCGTCGTGGCCGTGGGCATCTTCACCCCCGCCCAGATCGGGGCCCTGCGGGCCCTGTCGGGCAACGTGGTCTTTTTGGACTCCTCGCCGGACGAGGCCAACTGCGACTCGGTGGTGCTCAACTACCGGCTGGGCATCGCCCAGGCCCTGGACTACCTCACCGGCCTGGGGCACACCCGCATCGGCTTTCTGGGCCCGGAGTACAAGCTGGACGACTGGAAGCGCCCCGCCCCGGAGGAGCGGCGGCGGCACTTCATCTCCCTCCTGGAGGGGCGCGGGCTGCTGGACCGCTCCCTGCTGGTGGACGCGCCCATGGACGCCAGGGCGGCGGGTGCGGCGCTGGGGGCCTTCCTGGCCTCGGGCCGCCCCCGGCCCACCGCGCTGCTGTGCGCCAACGAGGAGTGCGCCATCGGCGCCGTGCGGGCGCTGGGGGAGGCGGGGCTGTCCGTGCCGGGGGAGATCTCCCTGGTCTCCTTCAACGACACCCCCCTGTCCGAGCTGGTGGACCCGCCCCTGACCTCGGTCTCCGTCCCGGCGGCGGAGATGGCCCGCACCGCCGTGCGCCTGCTGTGTGAGCGCGCGAACCGGGGGGAGCGGAGCCCGGTGCGCACCCTGCCCCAGAAGGTGGTGGTGCCCCCCGCGCTGGTGGTGCGGGGGAGCGCGTGTGAAAAAAGAGAAATTGCCCCTTGA
- the sua5 gene encoding threonylcarbamoyl-AMP synthase has product MTIPTIVLQPGDTGRAADIICKGGLLAIPTETVYGLGADGLNPDAVARIFQAKGRPQDNPLILHVPSADWLERYCADIPPSAYELAERFWPGPLTMILKRKPIVPDVVTAGMDTVGMRCPDHPVTRAIIAHAGVPVAAPSANTSGRPSPTTAAHVLDDMDGKIEGVVDGGACAVGVESTIIDLTLDPPRLLRPGGITLEQLRDALGEVAVDQAVTRLMGAGERPRAPGMKYRHYAPKAPVTVVKGPPDRTAAYILAHAGEESGIICFSEYARLFAGRPVEDMGPAADKAEQARRVFDALRFFDGTGVADIWAQCPDDGGLGLAVANRLNKAAGFHIVDLE; this is encoded by the coding sequence TTGACCATCCCGACCATCGTCCTCCAGCCCGGCGACACAGGCCGGGCGGCGGATATAATCTGTAAAGGCGGACTACTTGCTATACCTACCGAGACCGTCTACGGCCTTGGGGCCGACGGCCTGAACCCGGACGCGGTGGCGCGCATCTTCCAGGCCAAGGGCCGTCCCCAGGACAACCCCCTTATCCTCCACGTGCCGTCGGCGGACTGGCTGGAGCGGTACTGCGCGGACATTCCGCCCTCGGCCTACGAGCTGGCCGAACGCTTTTGGCCCGGCCCGCTGACCATGATTTTAAAGCGCAAACCCATCGTGCCCGACGTGGTGACGGCGGGCATGGACACGGTGGGTATGCGCTGTCCCGACCACCCGGTGACCCGGGCCATCATCGCCCACGCCGGGGTGCCGGTGGCCGCCCCCTCGGCCAACACCTCCGGCCGCCCCAGCCCCACCACCGCCGCCCACGTGCTGGACGACATGGATGGGAAAATCGAGGGCGTCGTGGACGGAGGGGCCTGCGCGGTGGGGGTGGAGTCCACCATCATTGACCTGACCCTGGACCCGCCCCGGCTGCTGCGCCCCGGCGGGATCACCCTGGAACAGCTCCGGGACGCCCTGGGTGAGGTGGCCGTGGATCAGGCGGTCACCCGGCTGATGGGCGCGGGAGAGCGCCCCCGCGCGCCGGGCATGAAGTACCGCCACTACGCCCCCAAGGCCCCCGTCACCGTGGTGAAGGGGCCGCCGGACAGGACGGCGGCGTACATCCTCGCCCACGCGGGGGAGGAAAGCGGGATCATCTGCTTCAGCGAGTACGCCCGCCTCTTCGCCGGGCGCCCGGTGGAGGACATGGGGCCCGCCGCCGACAAGGCGGAGCAGGCCCGGCGGGTGTTCGACGCGCTGCGCTTCTTTGACGGCACCGGCGTGGCCGACATTTGGGCCCAGTGCCCCGACGACGGGGGGCTCGGCCTGGCGGTGGCAAACCGCCTGAACAAGGCGGCGGGCTTCCATATTGTGGATTTGGAATAG
- the galK gene encoding galactokinase has protein sequence MLPCQELDARLRAGHYDARLDRIYCCNGEERALAGARTRALEVLEGFRGAFHLGPEAPAALFSGPGRTELGGNHTDHQHGRVLCASVNMDMLAAARPNGTGTVHIVSEGYPALEVDLTRLEPRAEERDTSQSLVRGVAAGIAALGFTPGGFDAYIRSGVPAGSGLSSSAAYEVLVGVIFNRLFCGDGLSAVQLARIGQGAENRFFGKPCGLMDQMASAVGGAVAIDFADPAAPAVRRVGYDFAASGHTLCIVDTGSCHADLTGDYAAIPAEMGAVAAYFGKTVLREVDEGAFRAALPALRRAVGDRAVLRALHFFQENRRAGEEADALSAGEFGRFLALVRASGASSSLNLQNIWAGGDPAEQAVPLALAAAEEALGGAGAVRVHGGGFAGTIQAFVPDALLPVFRGRMEEVLGAGMCHVISVRPEGGCVLIDE, from the coding sequence ATGCTGCCCTGCCAGGAGCTGGACGCGCGTCTGCGCGCCGGCCATTACGACGCCCGGCTGGACCGGATTTACTGCTGCAACGGGGAGGAACGGGCGCTGGCCGGGGCCCGGACGCGGGCCCTGGAGGTGCTGGAGGGCTTCCGCGGGGCCTTTCACCTGGGGCCGGAGGCCCCCGCCGCGCTGTTCAGCGGGCCGGGGCGCACCGAGCTGGGGGGCAACCACACCGACCACCAGCACGGGCGGGTGCTCTGCGCCAGCGTGAACATGGACATGCTGGCCGCGGCCCGCCCCAACGGCACGGGCACGGTACATATCGTCTCTGAGGGCTACCCGGCCCTGGAGGTGGACCTCACCCGCCTGGAGCCCAGGGCGGAGGAGCGGGACACCTCCCAGTCGCTGGTGCGTGGGGTGGCGGCGGGGATTGCCGCCCTGGGCTTCACCCCCGGCGGCTTTGACGCCTACATCCGCTCCGGCGTGCCCGCCGGGTCGGGGCTGTCCTCCTCGGCGGCCTACGAGGTGCTGGTGGGGGTGATCTTCAACCGGCTGTTCTGCGGGGACGGACTGAGCGCCGTCCAGCTGGCCCGGATCGGCCAGGGTGCGGAGAACCGCTTTTTCGGCAAGCCCTGCGGGCTGATGGACCAGATGGCCTCCGCCGTGGGGGGCGCGGTGGCCATCGACTTTGCCGACCCGGCGGCCCCCGCGGTGCGGCGGGTGGGGTACGACTTCGCCGCCTCCGGCCACACGCTGTGTATTGTGGACACCGGCTCCTGCCACGCCGACCTGACCGGGGACTACGCCGCCATCCCTGCCGAGATGGGCGCGGTGGCCGCGTATTTTGGAAAAACGGTGCTGCGGGAGGTGGACGAGGGCGCGTTCCGCGCCGCCCTGCCCGCCCTGCGCCGGGCGGTGGGGGACCGGGCGGTGCTGCGGGCGCTGCACTTCTTCCAGGAGAACCGACGGGCCGGGGAGGAGGCCGACGCCCTCTCCGCCGGCGAATTCGGACGCTTTCTGGCCCTGGTGCGCGCCTCCGGCGCCTCCTCCAGCCTGAACCTGCAAAACATTTGGGCGGGCGGGGACCCGGCCGAACAGGCGGTTCCCCTGGCCCTGGCGGCGGCGGAGGAGGCCCTGGGCGGCGCGGGGGCCGTCCGGGTCCACGGCGGCGGCTTTGCCGGCACCATCCAGGCCTTCGTACCCGACGCGCTGCTCCCCGTCTTCCGGGGCCGGATGGAGGAGGTGCTGGGCGCGGGCATGTGCCACGTGATCTCCGTGCGCCCCGAGGGCGGCTGTGTACTGATTGACGAATAG
- a CDS encoding amino acid amidase: protein MKVFISADIEGAAFTVTRESCRPEGCDYERCRQEMTAEVLAACEGARAAGADEVVVKDAHGPGTNLCPEQMPEYVRLIRGWSNEPRLMIEGLDGSFDAAFYVGYHSAAGQEGNALSHTIHGGVVQKITVNGQPASEFLIYSWLAAYYGVPSVLLSGDRALCEAGRALHPGLVTAAVKDDVGGRSEGLSPAKAQALIRQGAEQALRQDLAAAKIALPPHFRVELTYKDHTVAYAKGFYPGAEQVDPCTIAFESDDWYEVNRFLVFVIM from the coding sequence ATGAAAGTATTTATCAGCGCCGACATCGAGGGCGCGGCCTTTACGGTTACCCGGGAGTCCTGCCGCCCGGAGGGCTGCGACTATGAGCGCTGCCGCCAGGAGATGACCGCCGAGGTACTGGCCGCCTGCGAGGGGGCCCGGGCCGCCGGGGCGGACGAGGTGGTGGTCAAGGACGCCCACGGGCCGGGCACCAACCTCTGCCCGGAGCAGATGCCGGAGTACGTGCGCCTGATTCGGGGCTGGAGCAACGAGCCGCGTCTGATGATCGAGGGCCTGGACGGCAGCTTCGACGCGGCCTTTTACGTGGGCTACCACAGCGCGGCGGGGCAGGAGGGCAACGCCCTCAGCCACACCATCCACGGCGGGGTCGTCCAAAAAATCACGGTGAACGGCCAACCCGCCTCGGAGTTCCTGATTTACAGCTGGCTGGCGGCGTATTACGGCGTGCCCAGCGTGCTGCTGTCCGGGGACCGGGCGCTGTGCGAGGCGGGGCGGGCGCTCCACCCCGGCCTGGTCACGGCGGCGGTGAAGGACGATGTGGGGGGCCGGTCCGAGGGCCTCAGCCCGGCGAAGGCCCAGGCTCTGATCCGGCAGGGCGCGGAGCAGGCCCTCCGGCAGGATCTGGCGGCCGCGAAAATCGCCCTGCCGCCCCACTTCCGGGTGGAGCTGACCTACAAGGATCACACGGTGGCCTACGCCAAGGGCTTCTACCCCGGCGCGGAGCAGGTGGACCCCTGCACCATCGCCTTTGAGTCCGACGACTGGTACGAGGTCAACCGGTTTTTGGTCTTTGTCATTATGTAA
- the prfA gene encoding peptide chain release factor 1, giving the protein MTDKLRSIELHYQDLEARLNAPETYADPALVAKINKEQRELEPVVTAYRALLHRRQDLEEAQALMSDPDMKELAQEEFAGAKADIERLEEEIKILLLPSDPNDGKSVIVEIRAGVGGEEAALFAHSLFRMYSMYAEARRWKVEVDSLNETELGGVKEITFTVDGEGAYSRLKFESGVHRVQRVPETESGGRIHTSTVTVAVLPEVDEVDFELNPADIEMQVFRSSGAGGQHVNKTSSAVRLIHKPTGTVVECQQERSQFQNRDKAMQLLRSRLYEAKVQEQEQAVTAERRSQVGTGMRNERIRTYNFPQGRLTEHRIGLTLYKLDNVMNGDLDEIIDGLVTADQAERLKASEGN; this is encoded by the coding sequence ATGACCGATAAACTGAGAAGCATCGAGCTGCACTACCAGGACCTGGAGGCCCGCCTCAACGCGCCGGAGACCTACGCCGACCCGGCCCTGGTGGCGAAGATCAACAAGGAGCAGCGGGAACTGGAGCCGGTGGTCACCGCCTACCGCGCCCTGCTGCACCGGAGGCAGGATCTGGAGGAGGCCCAGGCGCTCATGTCCGACCCGGACATGAAGGAGCTGGCCCAGGAGGAGTTCGCCGGGGCCAAGGCCGACATCGAGCGCCTGGAGGAGGAGATCAAAATCCTCCTGCTGCCCTCCGACCCCAACGACGGCAAGAGCGTCATCGTGGAGATCCGCGCCGGGGTGGGCGGGGAGGAGGCGGCCCTGTTCGCCCACTCCCTGTTCCGCATGTACTCTATGTACGCCGAGGCCCGCCGCTGGAAGGTGGAGGTGGACAGCCTCAACGAGACCGAGCTTGGAGGGGTGAAGGAAATTACCTTTACAGTGGACGGTGAGGGGGCCTACTCCCGCCTCAAGTTCGAGAGCGGCGTACACCGGGTCCAGCGGGTGCCCGAGACCGAGAGCGGCGGGCGCATCCACACCTCCACCGTCACCGTGGCGGTGCTGCCCGAGGTGGACGAGGTGGACTTTGAGCTCAACCCCGCCGACATCGAGATGCAGGTGTTCCGCTCCTCCGGCGCGGGGGGCCAGCACGTCAACAAGACCTCCTCCGCCGTGCGCCTGATCCACAAGCCCACCGGCACGGTGGTGGAGTGCCAGCAGGAGCGCAGCCAGTTCCAGAACCGGGACAAGGCCATGCAGCTGCTGCGCTCCAGGCTCTACGAGGCCAAGGTGCAGGAGCAGGAGCAGGCCGTCACCGCCGAGCGGCGCAGCCAGGTGGGCACCGGTATGCGCAACGAGCGCATCCGCACCTACAACTTCCCCCAGGGCCGCCTGACCGAGCACCGCATCGGCCTGACCCTCTACAAGCTGGACAACGTGATGAACGGCGATCTGGACGAGATCATCGACGGCTTGGTGACCGCCGATCAGGCCGAGCGGCTGAAAGCGAGTGAGGGCAATTGA
- the apeA gene encoding putative M18 family aminopeptidase 1: MEDKKKTPGELRREALLYSPKNGYDRLSAEDEAAMRAYCEDYKKFLDAGKTERECVDETVRQAEAKGFKPFVRGMAVNPGDKLYRVNRGKAIMLAVVGSRPLSEGVNIGAAHIDSPRLDLKQNPVYEDSELAFLKTHYYGGIRKYQWVTIPLELHGVIALKDGSAVKVAIGAGAGDPLFTVDDLLPHLAAEQSKKPLGEAIPAESLNILVGSRPFKDDEGAERVKLAILDILNQKYGIVEEDLISAELVAVPAFRASDIGFDRSLIGAYGHDDRVCAYASLAALFALDVPAKTAVCMLADKEEIGSEGVSGMKSAAFDTFVSDLCDAQKVPLKACYEKSFCLSADVTAAYDPNFPEAYEKRNSARINYGMGLCKYTGSRGKSGSSDASAELVAYVRRVLDGAGVAWQMAELGKVDQGGGGTVAVYMAERDIDTLDAGVPVLSMHAPFETVSKLDCYMTYKGMKAVYEAK; encoded by the coding sequence ATGGAAGATAAAAAGAAGACCCCCGGCGAGCTGCGCCGGGAGGCCCTGCTCTACAGCCCCAAGAACGGCTACGACCGCCTGAGCGCCGAGGACGAGGCCGCCATGCGCGCCTACTGCGAGGACTACAAGAAGTTCCTGGACGCGGGCAAGACCGAGCGCGAGTGCGTGGACGAGACGGTGCGCCAGGCCGAGGCCAAGGGCTTCAAGCCCTTCGTGCGCGGCATGGCGGTGAACCCCGGCGACAAGCTCTACCGGGTGAACCGGGGCAAGGCCATCATGCTGGCCGTGGTGGGCTCGCGGCCCCTCAGCGAGGGCGTGAACATCGGCGCGGCCCACATCGACTCCCCCCGCCTGGATCTGAAGCAGAACCCCGTGTACGAGGACAGTGAGCTGGCCTTCCTGAAAACCCACTACTACGGCGGCATCCGCAAGTACCAGTGGGTCACCATCCCCCTGGAGCTGCACGGCGTCATCGCCCTCAAGGACGGCTCCGCCGTCAAGGTGGCCATCGGCGCGGGCGCGGGCGACCCCCTGTTCACCGTGGACGACCTGCTGCCCCACCTGGCCGCCGAGCAGTCCAAAAAGCCCCTGGGCGAGGCCATCCCCGCCGAGAGCCTGAACATCCTGGTGGGCAGCCGCCCCTTCAAGGACGACGAGGGCGCGGAGCGGGTGAAGCTGGCCATCCTGGACATCCTGAACCAGAAGTACGGCATCGTGGAGGAGGACCTCATCTCCGCCGAGCTGGTGGCCGTGCCCGCCTTCCGGGCCTCCGACATCGGCTTCGACCGCTCCCTCATCGGCGCCTACGGCCACGACGACCGGGTGTGCGCCTACGCCTCCCTGGCCGCCCTCTTCGCGCTGGATGTGCCCGCCAAGACCGCGGTGTGCATGCTGGCGGACAAGGAGGAGATCGGCTCCGAGGGCGTGTCCGGCATGAAGTCCGCCGCCTTCGACACCTTCGTCAGCGACCTGTGCGACGCCCAGAAGGTGCCCCTGAAGGCCTGCTACGAGAAGTCCTTCTGCCTCTCCGCCGACGTGACCGCGGCCTACGACCCCAACTTCCCCGAGGCCTACGAGAAGCGCAACAGCGCCCGGATCAACTACGGCATGGGCCTGTGCAAGTACACCGGAAGCCGGGGCAAGTCCGGCTCCTCCGACGCCTCCGCCGAGCTGGTGGCCTATGTCCGCCGCGTGCTGGACGGGGCGGGCGTGGCCTGGCAGATGGCCGAGCTGGGCAAGGTGGACCAGGGCGGCGGCGGCACCGTGGCCGTCTATATGGCCGAGCGCGACATCGACACCCTGGACGCGGGCGTGCCCGTGCTGAGCATGCACGCCCCCTTCGAGACGGTCTCCAAGCTGGACTGCTATATGACCTACAAGGGTATGAAGGCGGTCTACGAGGCCAAGTAA